AGGGCGGACCGCAGCACGTCGAGCGGAAGGGCTCCCATGCCCAGGGCCCGGGCGTGGAACTGGCGCAGGTCGAAGACCTCGCCGCGGCCGGCGGCGGCCGTCGCGGCGTCGTCGCGGGCCTGCTCCCACAGGCGCTGGCCGATCTTGTACGACGGCGCCTGGCCCGGCCAGCCCAGGTAGCGGTTCAGCTCGAAGCGCACGAACTGCTCGGGCATGTTGACGTTGGCGCGGAGGAACTCCCATGCCTTGTCGGCGTCCCACGTGCCCCCGCCCCAGCGCGCGGGCGCGGGGAGGCCCAGGTGCACGCCGATGTCGAGCACCACGCGGGCGGCGCGCATGCGCTGGCCGTCGAGCATGCCGAGCCGGTCGCCCGGCGCGTCCAGGAACCCGAGGTCGGCCATGAGCCGTTCGGCGTACAGGGCCCAGCCCTCGCCGTGTCCCGAGACCCAGCAGCCCAGCCGCCGCCACGAGTTGAGGGTCGCGCGGCTGTGCACGGCCTGCCCGACCTGCAGGTGGTGGCCCGGGACGCCCTCGTGGTAGACGGTCGTCTTCTCGCGCCACGTGTTGAAGGTGGTGACCTCCGGCGGCACCGACCACCACATCCGGCCCGGGCGCGTGAAGTCGTCGCTCGGCCCGGTGTAGTAGATGCCCCCGTTCTGCGTCGGGGCGATCATGCACTCGAGGGTGCGCACCGGCCCCGGGATGTCGAAGTGGACGCCGTCCAGGGCCGCGATGGCCGCGTCCGACGTCTCCTGCATCCACGCCTGCAGCGCCTGCGTGCCGTGCAGCACCAGCGCCGGGTCGGCGTCCAGGTCGGCGACGGCCTGCTCGACCGTGGCGCCGGGCCCGGAGATCTGCGCCGCGACGCGCTCCTGCTCGTCGATCACCCGGGCGAGCTCCTCGAGGCCCCACTGGTAGGTCTCCTCGAGGTCCACCGTGGAGCCCAGGAAGTAGCGCGACCACAGCGAGTAGCGCTCGCGGCCTGCAGCGTCCGCCTGCGGCGCCTGCGGGGCCAGCTCGTCGGAGAGGAAGGAGGTGAGGGTGGCGTACGCCTGGCGCGCGGCCTGGGCGCCCAGCTCGAGCTCGCCGCGGATGGCCTGGCACGCGGCCGAGCCGTCGAGAGCGGCGTCGACCGTGGGGCCCTGGACCAGCCCGGTGAAGAACGACGTGGACGGGTCGGCGAGCTCGGCGGCCTGGGCGACGGCCTCACGCACCTGGCGCACCGCCGCCACCCGGCCGCGGCTCGCGGCCTCGCGCAGGGACTCCACGTAGCCGTCGACGGCGCCGGGCAGCGCGTTGAGGCGGGCGGCGATGTTCTCCCACGCCTCGGGGTCGCCCGTCGGCATGATGTCGAAGACGTCGCGCAACGCCTGCACCGGCGACGCGATGTTGTTCAGGGAGGCCAGGAGCTCGCCCGCCTCGTGCAGCTCGAGCTCGAGGCCCAGGCGCTCGCGCATCGCGGCGACGGTGACCTCGTCCACGGAGTCCGACGGCGCGTGGGCGTCGAGGGCCACCAGCGTCGCGCGGGAGGCCTCGGCGCGGGCCTCGTGGCCCGCAGGCGAGAGGTCCGTCATCTCGTGGTCGTGGCCCGCGATGCCCATCGAGGTGGCGTCGAGCGGGTCGAGCTGGGCGGCCATCGCGACGTGCGCGTCCGCGATCGCGTCGATGGGGGACGGGTCGCGATGACCCAGCTGTCCGTTCAGGGAGGAGGTCGTGGTCACCGCGGCACCTTATCGCGC
The sequence above is a segment of the Cellulomonas chengniuliangii genome. Coding sequences within it:
- a CDS encoding DUF885 domain-containing protein, with protein sequence MAAQLDPLDATSMGIAGHDHEMTDLSPAGHEARAEASRATLVALDAHAPSDSVDEVTVAAMRERLGLELELHEAGELLASLNNIASPVQALRDVFDIMPTGDPEAWENIAARLNALPGAVDGYVESLREAASRGRVAAVRQVREAVAQAAELADPSTSFFTGLVQGPTVDAALDGSAACQAIRGELELGAQAARQAYATLTSFLSDELAPQAPQADAAGRERYSLWSRYFLGSTVDLEETYQWGLEELARVIDEQERVAAQISGPGATVEQAVADLDADPALVLHGTQALQAWMQETSDAAIAALDGVHFDIPGPVRTLECMIAPTQNGGIYYTGPSDDFTRPGRMWWSVPPEVTTFNTWREKTTVYHEGVPGHHLQVGQAVHSRATLNSWRRLGCWVSGHGEGWALYAERLMADLGFLDAPGDRLGMLDGQRMRAARVVLDIGVHLGLPAPARWGGGTWDADKAWEFLRANVNMPEQFVRFELNRYLGWPGQAPSYKIGQRLWEQARDDAATAAAGRGEVFDLRQFHARALGMGALPLDVLRSALV